From Oryza sativa Japonica Group chromosome 4, ASM3414082v1, one genomic window encodes:
- the LOC4335504 gene encoding aspartic proteinase 36 isoform X2: MAAPLLLSTIILALVVVASSTHGTMANGVFQVRRKFHIVDGVYKGSDIGALQTHDENRHRRRNLMAAELPLGGFNIPYGTGLYYTDIGIGTPAVKYYVQLDTGSKAFWVNGISCKQCPHESDILRKLTFYDPRSSVSSKEVKCDDTICTSRPPCNMTLRCPYITGYADGGLTMGILFTDLLHYHQLYGNGQTQPTSTSVTFGCGLQQSGSLNNSAVAIDGIIGFGNSNQTALSQLAAAGKTKKIFSHCLDSTNGGGIFAIGEVVEPKVKTTPIVKNNEVYHLVNLKSINVAGTTLQLPANIFGTTKTKGTFIDSGSTLVYLPEIIYSELILAVFAKHPDITMGAMYNFQCFHFLGSVDDKFPKITFHFENDLTLDVYPYDYLLEYEGNQYCFGFQDAGIHGYKDMIILGDMVISNKVVVYDMEKQAIGWTEHNCTTNSAPIIIFR; this comes from the exons ATGGCAGCTCCTTTGTTGTTATCAACAATCATTTTGGCTCTAGTGGTGGTAGCAtcctctactcatggtaccatgGCCAATGGGGTATTCCAGGTGCGCCGCAAATTCCATATCGTGGACGGTGTGTACAAGGGGAGCGACATAGGTGCATTACAAACCCATGATGAgaaccgccatcgtcgccgtaaCCTTATGGCTGCAGAGCTCCCACTTGGTGGCTTCAACATCCCATACGGCACTGG GCTATACTACACGGATATAGGGATCGGGACACCCGCCGTGAAGTACTATGTGCAGTTGGACACCGGTAGTAAGGCATTTTGGGTTAATGGCATCTCCTGCAAGCAATGCCCTCACGAGAGCGACATATTG AGAAAGCTGACATTTTATGACCCTAGGAGCTCAGTAAGTTCAAAAGAGGTGAAATGTGACGATACAATATGCACTTCGCGACCACCATGCAACATGACCTTACGTTGTCCGTACATCACGGGGTACGCTGATGGTGGCTTAACAATGGGCATCCTTTTCACTGATCTTCTGCACTATCATCAACTGTATGGGAATGGGCAGACTCAGCCAACCAGCACCAGTGTCACATTTGG GTGTGGTTTACAACAATCTGGAAGTTTAAACAATTCAGCAGTAGCGATTGATGGAATTATTGGTTTTGGCAATTCTAATCAGACTGCGCTATCACAATTGGCTGCAGCAGGGAAGacaaagaaaatattttctcatTGCCTTGATTCCACAAATGGAGGTGGAATTTTCGCTATAGGAGAAGTGGTGGAGCCAAAAGTAAAAACAACACCTATAGTAAAGAATAA TGAGGTATATCACCTTGTGAACCTCAAGTCGATCAATGTTGCTGGCACAACACTTCAGCTTCCTGCCAATATTTTTGGAACGACCAAAACAAAGGGTACATTCATTGATAGCGGTTCAACCTTGGTGTACCTTCCAGAGATTATATATTCAGAACTAATACTTGCG GTATTTGCCAAGCATCCGGATATAACCATGGGTGCTATGTATAATTTTCAATGTTTTCATTTTCTTGGAAG TGTTGATGATAAATTTCCAAAGATAACTTTCCATTTTGAGAATGATCTTACCCTGGACGTGTATCCATATGATTACCTTCTTGAATATGAG GGTAACCAGTATTGCTTTGGATTCCAAGATGCTGGAATACATGGATACAAGGATATGATCATTTTGGGAG ACATGGTCATCTCAAATAAGGTGGTCGTCTATGACATGGAAAAGCAAGCCATTGGCTGGACAGAGCACAACT